Proteins encoded together in one Streptomyces roseifaciens window:
- a CDS encoding L,D-transpeptidase, with protein MGTLSRRTTARPVAARRLGVLLGALGLAAPLTLAMGGSAEAAPSCTTRTGPYQKEAEKFLGRPVDGQQSPADCKAIQDFQTSRRITPNIGFAGPITWGVMQEEITRRDPNAAGKCPVDKGRIACVDLSRQISWIQDGKALRFGPVPVRTGRDGYETRTGTKKIYWRSADHWSTIYKVRMPYAQFFDGGQAFHAIDGSVWSPPGSHGCVNMRTADAKTYWSMLGNGDDVFVYGRKPGT; from the coding sequence ATGGGAACACTTAGCAGAAGGACGACGGCGCGGCCGGTAGCGGCACGCCGGCTCGGGGTGCTGCTGGGCGCCCTCGGGCTGGCGGCGCCGCTGACGCTCGCGATGGGCGGGTCCGCCGAGGCGGCCCCCTCCTGCACGACGAGGACCGGGCCCTATCAGAAGGAGGCCGAGAAGTTCCTGGGCAGACCGGTCGACGGACAGCAGTCGCCCGCCGACTGCAAGGCGATCCAGGACTTCCAGACCAGTCGCCGCATCACCCCGAACATCGGCTTCGCGGGGCCGATCACCTGGGGGGTGATGCAGGAGGAGATCACGCGCCGGGACCCCAACGCCGCCGGGAAGTGCCCGGTGGACAAGGGCCGGATAGCCTGCGTCGACCTCAGCCGCCAGATCAGCTGGATACAGGACGGCAAGGCCCTCAGGTTCGGCCCGGTGCCGGTACGCACCGGGCGTGACGGCTACGAGACGCGGACCGGCACCAAGAAGATCTACTGGCGCTCGGCCGACCACTGGTCGACGATCTACAAGGTGCGGATGCCCTACGCGCAGTTCTTCGACGGCGGGCAGGCCTTCCACGCCATCGACGGCAGCGTCTGGTCGCCGCCCGGCTCGCACGGCTGCGTGAACATGCGCACCGCCGACGCCAAGACGTACTGGTCCATGCTGGGCAACGGGGACGACGTCTTCGTCTACGGCCGCAAGCCCGGCACCTGA
- a CDS encoding DMT family transporter: protein MRSFPALLFALLAAAANALAIVLQRRAARTVPLAPGLRLSLFAQLLRRKAWLGGMAAVMAAACLQALALSQGAMAVVQPVFVLELPFALLLGGLLLGRKVTRPAWRGAVCIAAGLGLALAAAAPSPGTGRPPADRWVIALVCCLAVIAALTATALRHPEGGLRALCFGTAAAVGYALTAALMKDATHAWQDGGITAFFLSWQTYGFAVVGVTALFLLENAMQSGPLTASQPALTLGDALVSLALGITLYEEHVRGGWWILPEALGAALVLYGAVTLSRVALARDLVAPDRPGEPARS, encoded by the coding sequence GTGCGGAGTTTTCCCGCCCTCCTCTTCGCCCTGCTCGCCGCGGCCGCCAACGCCCTGGCGATCGTCCTGCAGCGCCGGGCCGCGCGGACGGTCCCCCTCGCCCCGGGCCTGCGCCTCTCCCTCTTCGCCCAACTGCTGCGGCGCAAGGCCTGGCTCGGCGGAATGGCCGCCGTCATGGCCGCGGCCTGCCTCCAGGCCCTCGCGCTCTCGCAGGGCGCCATGGCCGTCGTCCAGCCCGTCTTCGTCCTGGAGCTGCCGTTCGCCCTTCTCCTGGGCGGTCTCCTGCTGGGCCGCAAGGTCACCCGCCCGGCGTGGCGCGGAGCCGTCTGCATCGCCGCCGGGCTGGGGCTGGCCCTCGCGGCCGCGGCACCCTCGCCCGGCACCGGGCGGCCGCCTGCGGACCGCTGGGTGATCGCCCTCGTCTGCTGCCTCGCCGTCATCGCGGCGCTGACCGCGACGGCGCTGCGCCACCCCGAAGGAGGCCTGCGGGCCCTGTGCTTCGGCACCGCGGCCGCCGTCGGCTACGCGCTCACCGCCGCCCTGATGAAGGACGCCACGCACGCCTGGCAGGACGGCGGCATCACCGCCTTCTTCCTCTCCTGGCAGACGTACGGATTCGCCGTCGTGGGCGTGACGGCGCTGTTCCTGCTGGAGAACGCCATGCAGTCCGGCCCCCTGACGGCCTCTCAGCCCGCCCTCACCCTCGGCGACGCCCTGGTGAGCCTCGCGCTGGGCATCACCCTGTACGAGGAGCACGTCCGCGGCGGCTGGTGGATCCTGCCCGAAGCGCTCGGAGCGGCCCTGGTGCTGTACGGGGCGGTCACGCTCTCCCGCGTCGCCCTCGCGCGGGACCTGGTGGCGCCGGACCGCCCGGGGGAGCCCGCACGGTCCTGA
- a CDS encoding sugar O-acetyltransferase: MGENKQRLLAGDWYLPDDPELADDHRRCIGLCADFNAAERLPYAERFALLERLLGSVGEGVRIRAPFRCDFGRHIRIGARTFVNFGAVLLDAAPITIGADVQIGPNVQLLTPHHALDAERRRAGWEKAMPVTIGDNVWLGGGVIVCPGVAIGENTVVGAGSVVVADLPAGVLAVGNPARVVRVLEPSAG, translated from the coding sequence GTGGGGGAGAACAAGCAGCGACTGCTGGCCGGTGACTGGTACCTGCCGGACGATCCGGAGCTCGCGGACGATCACCGGCGCTGCATCGGGCTCTGCGCGGACTTCAACGCGGCCGAGCGGCTCCCCTACGCGGAGCGGTTCGCCCTCCTGGAGCGGCTCCTGGGGTCGGTGGGCGAGGGCGTACGGATCCGGGCGCCGTTCCGCTGCGACTTCGGCCGTCACATCCGCATCGGCGCGCGGACGTTCGTCAACTTCGGCGCGGTCCTCCTCGACGCCGCGCCGATCACGATCGGGGCGGACGTCCAGATCGGGCCCAACGTCCAGCTGCTCACCCCGCACCACGCCCTGGACGCGGAGCGGCGCCGGGCCGGCTGGGAGAAGGCGATGCCGGTGACGATCGGCGACAACGTCTGGCTGGGCGGCGGCGTGATCGTGTGCCCCGGGGTGGCCATCGGGGAGAACACGGTCGTGGGTGCCGGTTCCGTGGTCGTCGCGGACCTGCCGGCCGGTGTGCTGGCGGTCGGCAATCCGGCGCGGGTCGTCCGGGTGCTGGAGCCCTCGGCCGGCTGA
- a CDS encoding putative quinol monooxygenase has translation MIFIVVKMTVRPEYTDKWLELVGDFTRATRDEPGNLFFEWSRSVDNPSQFVLVEGFASREAGDAHVNSVHFKTAMDTMAEAIATTPQIISTEAPGNGWSAMAELTPRNR, from the coding sequence ATGATCTTCATCGTCGTCAAGATGACCGTCCGCCCCGAGTACACCGACAAGTGGCTCGAGCTCGTGGGCGACTTCACCCGGGCCACCCGTGACGAGCCGGGCAACCTCTTCTTCGAGTGGTCCAGGAGCGTCGACAACCCCAGCCAGTTCGTCCTGGTGGAGGGCTTCGCCTCCCGTGAGGCAGGGGACGCGCACGTGAACTCCGTGCACTTCAAGACCGCCATGGACACGATGGCGGAGGCCATCGCCACCACGCCGCAGATCATCAGCACCGAGGCCCCCGGCAACGGCTGGTCCGCGATGGCGGAGCTCACGCCGCGCAACCGCTGA
- a CDS encoding glycosyltransferase family 2 protein, producing the protein MSGRGVVADEGAGGAGAVPGPAGERGVVSPPVDPGTGGTYDYDGFSRLAGVMEEPPPLGTYRVGFRRLPGREGAVSVWVGLLVALAPLMAAGVLVWLMWPGHWVVRGGWLGVGDGVMLASMGLVEVFRVVNVVSVAHASCAARDPVPVRAQPGARVAFCTTFVPGKEPLAMVSATLEGAVRVCYDGLVDVWLLDEGDDPGARALCARLGVRHFSRKGVARYNRPSGKFRARTKHGNYNAWLDAHGDGYDFVACVDTDHVPLPNFLERMLGYFRDPDVAFVVGPQVYGNYSARVTKAAESQQFLFHALVQRAGNRYGSPMFVGTSNCLRVSVLQQIGGFYDSITEDMATGLEIHRRKNPVTGRRWRSVYTPDVLAVGEGPSSWTDFFSQQLRWSRGTFETLLRQFGRAMWSLSPGRLWNYCMLIAYYPMAAMTWVLGGVSCVLFLGLGASGINVPSQVWLMLYGDAAVLQICLYVINRRHNVSPHEPEGSSGVAGMVMSAVSAPLYARALTQALLRRRSGFVVTPKGASVSGDCAATFRTHLWWAGVFGACLMASVVLDHTSAAMRAWACLALLTALGPVGMWLAGRARGRWPSGRGTGGGGPTISRPRAQHSTV; encoded by the coding sequence GTGTCGGGGCGCGGTGTGGTCGCCGACGAGGGTGCCGGTGGCGCGGGCGCCGTGCCGGGGCCCGCGGGGGAGCGGGGCGTCGTGTCCCCTCCCGTGGACCCGGGTACGGGCGGCACCTACGACTACGACGGGTTCAGCCGGCTGGCGGGAGTGATGGAGGAGCCGCCGCCGCTGGGGACGTACCGGGTGGGGTTCCGGCGGCTGCCGGGCCGGGAGGGGGCGGTGAGCGTATGGGTGGGACTGCTGGTGGCGCTGGCGCCCCTGATGGCGGCAGGGGTGTTGGTGTGGTTGATGTGGCCGGGGCACTGGGTGGTGCGGGGCGGATGGCTGGGGGTGGGGGACGGGGTGATGCTGGCGTCGATGGGGCTGGTCGAGGTGTTCCGCGTGGTGAACGTGGTCTCGGTGGCCCACGCCTCCTGCGCGGCCCGCGATCCGGTGCCGGTGCGGGCGCAGCCGGGTGCCCGGGTGGCCTTCTGCACGACGTTCGTGCCGGGGAAGGAACCCCTCGCGATGGTGTCGGCGACGCTGGAGGGGGCGGTGCGGGTCTGCTACGACGGCCTGGTCGACGTGTGGCTGCTGGACGAGGGCGACGACCCCGGGGCGCGGGCGCTGTGCGCACGCCTGGGGGTGCGTCACTTCTCCCGGAAGGGCGTGGCGCGGTACAACCGGCCGTCGGGGAAGTTCCGGGCCCGGACGAAGCACGGCAACTACAACGCGTGGCTGGACGCGCACGGCGACGGTTACGACTTCGTGGCGTGCGTGGACACGGACCACGTGCCGCTGCCGAACTTCCTGGAGCGGATGCTGGGGTACTTCCGTGACCCGGACGTGGCGTTCGTGGTGGGGCCGCAGGTGTACGGGAACTATTCGGCCCGGGTGACGAAGGCTGCGGAGAGCCAGCAGTTCCTGTTCCACGCGCTGGTGCAGCGGGCGGGCAACCGGTACGGATCGCCGATGTTCGTGGGGACGTCCAACTGCCTGCGGGTGAGCGTGCTGCAGCAGATCGGCGGCTTCTACGACTCGATCACGGAGGACATGGCCACGGGCCTGGAGATCCACCGGCGCAAGAACCCGGTGACGGGCCGCCGCTGGCGCTCGGTCTACACCCCCGACGTCCTGGCGGTGGGCGAGGGCCCGTCGTCGTGGACGGACTTCTTCTCGCAGCAGCTGCGCTGGTCGCGGGGCACGTTCGAGACCCTCCTGCGGCAGTTCGGGCGGGCCATGTGGTCGCTGTCCCCGGGCCGGCTGTGGAACTACTGCATGCTGATCGCCTACTACCCGATGGCCGCCATGACGTGGGTCCTCGGCGGAGTCTCCTGCGTCCTCTTCCTCGGCCTCGGGGCCTCGGGGATCAACGTGCCCTCGCAGGTGTGGCTGATGCTCTACGGCGATGCGGCCGTGCTGCAGATCTGCCTGTACGTCATCAACCGCCGCCACAACGTCAGCCCGCACGAGCCGGAGGGCTCCTCGGGAGTGGCGGGGATGGTGATGTCGGCGGTGTCGGCGCCGCTGTACGCGCGGGCGCTGACGCAGGCGCTGCTGCGGCGCCGGTCGGGCTTCGTGGTGACGCCCAAGGGCGCGTCGGTGTCCGGGGACTGCGCGGCGACGTTCCGCACGCACCTGTGGTGGGCGGGCGTGTTCGGGGCGTGCCTGATGGCGTCGGTCGTGCTGGACCACACGTCGGCGGCCATGCGGGCGTGGGCCTGCCTGGCGCTGCTGACGGCGCTGGGCCCGGTGGGGATGTGGCTGGCGGGCCGTGCCCGGGGGCGCTGGCCGAGCGGGCGCGGCACCGGCGGTGGCGGCCCGACCATCTCCCGGCCCCGCGCCCAGCACAGCACCGTCTGA
- a CDS encoding NADPH-dependent FMN reductase, with the protein MATGTAPGPMRVLVLGASLRSDSLNARLAALVARLVRDEAGADVDHAHMDEFSMPLYNGDAEIAEGVPPGALALRDRLAACDALVISSPEYNASLPGGLKNAIDWVSRVRPQPFKDKQALLVSASPSMVGGNRGLWALRIPLEHLGARVYPDMFSLAKAHEGFTADGDLAESALHERLVESVTSFLRLVEADTRYVCLRRRWYEFLGDCTDAPVTQRAQD; encoded by the coding sequence ATGGCCACCGGCACCGCACCCGGCCCCATGCGCGTACTCGTGCTCGGCGCGTCGCTGCGCAGCGATTCGCTCAACGCCCGGCTGGCCGCGCTCGTGGCCCGTCTGGTCCGCGACGAGGCCGGGGCGGACGTCGACCACGCCCACATGGACGAGTTCTCGATGCCGCTCTACAACGGTGACGCCGAGATCGCCGAGGGCGTGCCGCCCGGAGCGCTCGCGCTGCGCGACCGCCTGGCCGCGTGCGACGCCCTGGTGATCTCCTCGCCGGAGTACAACGCCTCGCTGCCCGGCGGGCTGAAGAACGCCATCGACTGGGTCTCCCGCGTCCGCCCCCAGCCGTTCAAGGACAAGCAGGCCCTGCTGGTCTCGGCGTCACCGTCCATGGTCGGCGGGAACCGCGGGCTGTGGGCGCTGCGGATCCCGCTCGAACACCTGGGGGCGCGCGTCTACCCCGACATGTTCAGCCTCGCCAAGGCGCACGAGGGCTTCACCGCCGACGGCGACCTCGCCGAGAGCGCGCTCCACGAGCGGCTGGTGGAATCGGTGACGTCGTTCCTGCGGCTGGTCGAGGCGGACACGCGCTACGTCTGCCTGCGCCGGCGCTGGTACGAGTTCCTCGGTGACTGCACGGACGCCCCGGTCACCCAGCGGGCCCAGGACTGA
- a CDS encoding FAD-dependent oxidoreductase produces MAGDAIVVGSGVIGLTAAVVLAEAGRRVGVWSRERAADTTSAVAGGLWWPYRIEPEEAVAAWSLESFRVLSGLAARPGETGVRLVDGTHASTAPEEQGPWTAGVPGLRPAGPGELPPGYGHGLRARTPLVDMTAYLGYLQRRLTAAGGTVTGRDVPDLAEAGRAAPLVVNCTGLGARDLVPDPLVHPVQGQVVVVENPGVDEWLAAEDHGTGEILYVLPQPYGVVLGGTARAHVWDRTPSPGTARSIVGRCARAHPRLAGARVLAHRVGLRPARSPARLETDRLPNGARLIHNYGHGGAGVTVSWGCALAVAELANAAGC; encoded by the coding sequence ATGGCGGGCGATGCGATCGTCGTGGGGTCGGGGGTCATCGGGCTGACCGCTGCCGTGGTGCTGGCGGAGGCCGGGCGGCGGGTCGGGGTGTGGAGCCGCGAGCGGGCCGCGGACACCACGTCCGCGGTGGCCGGCGGCCTCTGGTGGCCGTACCGGATCGAGCCCGAGGAGGCGGTCGCCGCCTGGTCGCTGGAGTCCTTCCGGGTGCTGTCCGGCCTCGCCGCGCGGCCCGGGGAGACGGGCGTCCGGCTGGTCGACGGCACCCATGCGAGCACGGCACCGGAAGAGCAGGGGCCTTGGACGGCCGGCGTCCCCGGGCTCCGGCCGGCCGGGCCCGGAGAGCTGCCCCCGGGGTACGGCCACGGCCTCCGGGCCCGCACCCCTTTGGTGGACATGACGGCATATCTCGGATATCTCCAGCGCCGGCTCACGGCCGCGGGCGGCACCGTCACCGGCCGGGACGTGCCGGACCTGGCCGAAGCGGGGCGGGCGGCACCGCTCGTCGTGAACTGCACCGGCCTCGGCGCCCGCGACCTGGTGCCCGACCCGCTGGTGCACCCCGTGCAGGGTCAGGTCGTCGTCGTGGAGAACCCCGGCGTGGACGAGTGGCTGGCCGCGGAGGACCACGGCACGGGCGAGATCCTCTACGTCCTCCCGCAGCCGTACGGGGTCGTCCTCGGCGGCACCGCGCGGGCGCACGTCTGGGACCGCACCCCCTCGCCCGGCACGGCGCGGTCGATCGTCGGCCGCTGCGCCCGCGCGCATCCGCGTCTGGCCGGGGCGCGCGTCCTCGCCCACCGGGTCGGGCTGCGTCCGGCCCGCTCCCCGGCGCGGCTGGAAACCGACCGGCTGCCGAACGGCGCGAGGCTGATTCACAACTACGGGCACGGCGGCGCGGGCGTCACGGTGTCGTGGGGCTGCGCGCTCGCGGTGGCGGAGCTCGCCAACGCGGCGGGCTGCTGA
- a CDS encoding DUF4360 domain-containing protein — translation MSRSRVLFLCGAAIAAICGPVLPAHAAAPGITVPPDKIVIEVATVNGSGCPAGSAAVGVSLDNTAFTVTYSKYLAQVGLGAKPTDFRKNCQLNLIVHVPHGFTYAVASVDYRGYAQLEPGATGEQKASYYFQGQSQTTAKSHQFKGALDDNWQATDTNEIAQYVWAPCGERRNFNINTELTVNAGTSDPTKTTSFMAMDSTDTAINTLYRLAWKECPPKR, via the coding sequence ATGTCCAGATCCAGAGTTCTCTTCCTCTGCGGCGCGGCAATAGCGGCGATATGCGGCCCGGTGCTGCCCGCGCACGCGGCGGCCCCCGGGATCACCGTGCCGCCCGATAAAATCGTGATCGAGGTCGCCACGGTCAACGGTTCCGGGTGCCCCGCCGGCTCCGCCGCCGTGGGCGTCTCCCTCGACAACACGGCCTTCACCGTCACCTACAGCAAGTACCTCGCCCAGGTGGGCCTGGGCGCGAAGCCGACGGATTTCCGCAAGAACTGTCAGCTGAATCTGATCGTCCATGTGCCGCACGGATTCACGTATGCCGTCGCCAGCGTCGACTACCGCGGATATGCCCAGCTCGAACCCGGCGCCACGGGCGAGCAGAAAGCCTCGTACTACTTCCAGGGGCAGTCGCAGACCACGGCCAAGTCCCATCAGTTCAAGGGCGCGCTCGACGACAACTGGCAGGCGACCGACACCAACGAAATCGCACAGTACGTGTGGGCGCCGTGCGGGGAACGGCGCAACTTCAACATCAACACCGAGCTGACGGTCAACGCCGGCACCTCCGACCCCACGAAGACCACCAGCTTCATGGCCATGGACTCCACGGACACCGCCATCAACACCCTCTACCGCCTCGCCTGGAAGGAGTGCCCGCCGAAGCGGTAG